ATTTCGACGGCATGCTGGCCGACCTGAAGGCCGCCGCGCCGGGCACCATCGCCGTGCTGCACGCCTGCTGCCACAACCCGACGGGCTACGACATCACCGCCGCGCAGTGGGACCAGGTGATCGCCGTGGTGAAAGAGCGCCAGCTGTCGCCCATCCTCGACATGGCCTACCAGGGCTTTGCGCACGGCATTGCCGAAGACGGCGCCGTGGTCGGCAAGTTCGTCGCCTCTGGCCTGGACTTTTTCGTGGCCACGTCTTTCAGCAAGAGCTTCAGCCTGTACGGCGAACGCGTGGGCGCGTTGTCGGTGGTCTGCAGCACCAAGGAAGAAGCCGCCAAGGTGCTGAGCCAGCTGAAGATCATGATCCGCACCAACTACAGCAACCCACCCACGCACGGCGGCGCCGTGGTGGCGCTGGTGCTGGACGACCCGGCGCTGCGCCAGCAGTGGGAAGAAGAGCTGTCGCACATGCGCAACCGCATCAAGCAGATGCGCGCCAAGCTGGTGGACGGCCTGAAAGCCGCAGGCGTGAAGCAGGACATGAGCTTCATCACCACGCAGATCGGCATGTTCAGCTATTCCGGCCTGTCCAAAGACCAGATGGTGCGCCTGCGCAATGAGTTTGGCGTGTACGGCACCGATTCCGGCCGCATGTGCGTGGCCGCGCTGAACGACAAGAACATCGACTACGTCTGTCAGTCCATCGCCAAGGTGGTGTGATCAAAACCCGGGCCCCGCGCCCGGGTTTTGCTTTGGGGCGACGATCTGCGTGCGCGACCGCTGCCGCTGCCGCTGCGTGCATCGCACCAGCATTGCCACACACTGCGCGCGGCGCGCTTCGCCGCTCTGCACCGACCGGATCCACTGAGGTGGATGCCACGCAGGGCGCGCAGGCTGGATGGCGCGGCCGGGCACCGCACCCGGCGCGCTGCCAACGTCCCACGCCTGCCACCAGGAGAAGCCATGCCCATCCCCACCCTCACCCTGAAGAGCGGCCACGCCATCCCGGTGCTGGGCCAAGGCACGTGGGAGCTGGGCGAGCCCGCCGGCGATCGCGCGGCCGAGATCGCCACGCTGCGCGCGGGCGTCGAGCTGGGCCTGAGCCTGATCGACACCGCCGAGATGTACGGCCACGGGCGCTCAGAGCGCTTGGTGGGCGAAGCCATTCGCGGCCTGCGCGACAGCGTTTACCTGGTGGACAAGGTGCTGCCCAGCAACGCTTCGCACGCCGGCACCGTCAAAGCCTGTGAACGCAGCATGAAAGCGCTGGGCGTCGAGCAGATCGACCTGTACCTGCTGCACTGGCGCGGCAGCCATCCGCTGGCCGAAACGGTGCAGGCGTTTGAGCAGTTGCAGCGCGCCGGCAAGATCGGCGCCTGGGGCGTGAGCAACTTTGACACCGACGACATGCGCGAATTGCTGCAACTGGGCACGCCGCAGGTCAACCAGATTCTCTACAACCCGTCGCGCCGGGGGCCAGAGTTCGACCTTATGCCGCTGTGCGCCCAAGCGGGTGTGCGCATCATGGCCTATTCCCCCATAGAGCAAGGCCGCCTGCTGCGCCACCCCGCGCTGGCGCAAGTCGCGCAGCGCCACCAAGCCACGGTGGCGCAGGTGGCGCTGGCCTGGGACATCCGCGGGGGCGATGTGGTGGCCATTCCCAAGGCTTCGACCGTCGCGCACGTGCAAGACAACGCCCGCGCGCTGGACATCCGGCTGACCGAGGCAGACATCGCACTGATCGACGAGGCCTTCGCGCCGCCCACGCACGCGCAGCCGCTTGAGATGATCTGACTGCACTGACGTGCCAAGTTGGCGGCGTGAACCGGGGCGCCATACCGCCAGACACCGCCGCGCCGTGCGCCATGCGCCTAGCTTTGAGCAGCGCACTACGCTGACTGGCGGCGCCGCAAGCTCCGGGGTTGCAGCGCGCTACTGACCATGGTCATATAGCCTTCCGGGCGACCCAGCGCCTTGCAGATTTCGATTGTTATCAGGATCCAGCGCTTATCCCACCAGCGCCAGCAGCTACGCTATTGATAGTGGACCATGTGACCGTCTCATGCGGGTCAAAGCCGCTCGCGCGCCTTGAGCGATGGCCCTGCAACGGCGCCCACACCCGAGCCGCTGATGCCAACCTTGCATGCCGATCCGCCCCTGCAACACGCCACGCCCAGCAGCACCTGGGTGTATGAGCGTTGACGCTGGCAACGCGCGAACGCAATGGCTGGGCTGCCCCAGCCAAGCCTCAGATTACTATTAAGTTGATAGCTGCCAGTGCCCTTTCCTCCAGCGCTGGAAGCCCAAATGCCTTAGAAGTCGTCGCTGACGCCGAAGGGCATGCTTTCGAAGCGCGTCAGCGGCTTCAGGAACGACAGTTTCACCGTGCCCGTGGGGCCGTTACGCTGTTTGCCGATGATGATCTCGGCCACCCCAGGTTCGCGCGAATCCTTGTTGTAGTAGTCGTCGCGGTAGATGAACATGATGATGTCGGCATCCTGCTCGATAGCGCCGGATTCGCGCAAGTCGCTCATCATGGGGCGCTTGTCGGTACGCTGCTCCACACTGCGGTTGAGCTGCGACAAGGCGATCACCGGGCACTGCAGCTCTTTGGCCAGCGCCTTCAGGCCACGCGAAATCTCGCCCAGCTCGGTCGCGCGGTTCTCGCCGTCGGAGCTGCTGCCGCTCATCAGCTGCAGGTAATCGACCACGATCAGGCCCAGCTTGCCGCATTGGCGCGCCAGCCTGCGCGCGTTGGCACGCAGCTCGCTGGGCGTGAGGCCCGGCGTTTCGTCGATATGCAGGCTGACGCCGCGCAGGCGCTCGATCGCCTCGGTCAGACGCGGCCATTCTTCATCGCTGAGCTTGCCGGTGCGCAAATGCCCCTGGTCGATGCGGCCGATGGAACCCACGATACGCACAGCAAGCTGCGCAGCGCCCATTTCCATTGAAAACACGGCCACGGGCAGCTGTTCCATCAGCGCGACGTGCTCGGCGATGTTGATGGCGAACGCAGTCTTACCCATGGAGGGGCGCGCGGCCAGCACCACGAGGTCGCCAGCCTGAAGGCCGGCCGTCATGCGGTCCAGATCGATGAAGCCGGTGGGCACGCCCGTCACGTCGTTCGGGTTGTCCGCCATTTCCTGAACGCGGTCGAGCAGCTCGACCACCAGGCTCTCCATGCCCTGAAAGCCCTGCTTCATGCGCGAGCCTTCTTCGCCAATCTTGAAGATCTTGCCCTCGGCCTCGTCCAGAATCTTGGCAACGGCCTTGCCCTGGGGGTTGAAGGCGCTGGTGGCGATCTCATCGCTGGCCGAGACCAGCTTGCGTAGGATGGAGCGCTCGCGCACCAGCTCGGCGTAGCGGCGGATGTTGGCGGCGCTGGGCACGTACTGGGCCAGCGCGTTCAGGTAGGTCAGCCCGCCCACCTCGTCGGCCTTGCCTTGGCGCTGCAGCTCTTCATGCACCGTGATGACGTCGGCGGGCTTGGTCTCGTTGATCAGCTTGTGAATGACCTCGAATACCAGACGGTGTTCGTAGCGGTAGAAGTCCGTGGCGCCCACCGCATCGCCCATGCGGTCCCACGCGGTGTTGTCCAGCAGCAGGCCGCCCAGCACGCTGGATTCCGCTTCGATGGAATGCGGAGGAATGCGCAGCTGCGCGACCTGGCGGTCCGGCGGCGCTTCGTCGCCGAGATCAGGAAAAGTGGGGGGAAAGACAGAAGACATGCAGGCGGTGGTACTTCTGCGCCATGCTACGCCGATCGCGCGCCGACGTCATGGGACAAAGCTGTGGACAAGCCGTGCAACAGCTTGGGGTAACCCACCCAAACCTGTGCACAAGCCGCCCTCAAAAACAACAAAGCCGCCACGCCTTGCAGCGGGCGGCTGGGGCTGCGCCACCTCACCGGGCCAGGCCCGACGAGGCGCGAGCTTTTGCGCGATCAGGCGGTTTCGCCGTAGACCGCGACGGTGATTTCCGAATCCACGTCGGTGTGCAGCGCCACGTGAACCGTATTGTCACCCACGACCTTGATCGGGCCGTTGGGCAGACGGATCTGCGACTTGTGCACGTCAAAGCCTTGCTTTTTCAGCTCGTCGGCGATGTCGTGGTTGGTGACCGAACCGAACAGACGACCGTCCACGCCGGCTTTTTGCGTCAGCTTGATGGTCTGGCCGTTCAGCTTGTCGCCCAGAGCTTGGGCCGCAGCCAGCTTTTCAGCGGCTTGCTTTTCCAGCTCGGCGCGGCGGGCTTCGAATTCGGCCTTCGCGGCCTCAGTCGCACGGCGGGCGCGGCCGCTGGGGATCAGGAAGTTGCGAGCGTAGCCGTCTTTGACTTTGACGATGTCACCCAGGTTGCCCAGGTTGACGACCTTGTCCAGAAGAATGATCTGCATGGTGTTTCCTTCCTCAGACGCGGTGCTGATCGGAGTACGGCAGCATGGCCAGGAAGCGCGCGCGCTTGATGGCGGTGTTCAGCTGACGCTGGTAGAAAGCGCGCGTGCCGGTCAGGCGAGCGGGCACGATGCGGCCGTTCTCGCTGATGAAGTCGCGCAGGGTGTCGATGTCCTTGTAGTCGATTTCTTCGACGCCAGCGACGGTGAAACGGCAGAAGCGTTTGCGCTTGAACAGCAGCGACTGCGTGTTGCGTTTGGGACGCTTGTCCTTATTGAATTTCTTGAACGTGGCCATTTGAGGCTCCTTGAAACTGATCTTGCTGAAAATCCTGGATGTGAAGCACCACCGATTTCGCGTTGCGTGGGCTGGCCAGAAACCCGCTGAACAGCCACTGGCTGCCGATGGGCTGCTTGACCAAGCGCTCTGCCATCGCACCCAAGGCAACCGCCTTGAGCACCAACCGTACCATTCGCTGGCTTCCTGCCTCTTCGACCTGCGACTCGTGTTCGAGCCGCATATCCAGTGCCGGCAAACCGGCGGGCGTGAAGCGAAGCGGATTCGATTCGGCGATGACAGCGGTGAGACGGGTCAGATTGGCCATCTCATGGCCTCCACGCGCGTCGCGTTCAGTTGCTGGCTTCAGCTTGCTGGGCTTTGCGAGCCTCTTCGCGCTCGACGGTCTTCATCATCGACGAAGGGCCGGTGTCGGCTTTGGGGCGTTGCACAGTCAGGTGGCGCAGAACGGCGTCGTTGAACTTGAACGCGTGCTCCAGCTCGCCCATCACGGCCTGATCGGCCTCGATGTTCAGACACAGGTAATGCGCCTTGGCCAGCTTGTTGATCTGGTAAGCCAGCTGACGGCGGCCCCAGTCTTCCTGGCGATGGATCTTGCCGCCGCCGGCGGTGATCATGCCCTTGTAGCGCTCCAGCATGGCCGGAACCTGCTCGCTTTGATCCGGATGGATCAGCAGGATGATTTCATAGTGACGCATGGACTCTCCTTGTGGATGAGCGGACCGATCGGGATCGGGCCGAGTGAAAAGCCGCCCCCGGCGTCAAGACAGGGTGCGGCAAGGGAACTCAGGATTATACATCGCACGCGCACTGGTGCACTTGACCAGTGCTAGGCGAAAGACCCAAGGGCTGCAGACAACTCAACGAGCCCTTCCGAAATGGAGAAGGCCGCGCAAACGCGGCCTTCTCTTTGATCGCGAAGCAGCTTAAAAACTACTTCAGACGCGCCAGCCGCTCCTTGCCCGCATGCGCGGCCTCGGATTGCGGATAGGTCTTGATCAGCGATTCCAGCGTCGTGCGCGCAGCGCGCGTGTCCTTCAGCTCAATCTGGCAATTCGCGATGGACAGCATCGCTTCAGGTGCACGTGCGTGGTTCGGCGCTGCCGTTAGCAACGAACGGAAGTTGGTAATGGCTTCCTTGTAGTTGCGTGTGGCGTACTGCGCATTGCCCAGCCACAGCAAGGCCGTGGGTGCCAGTGCGCTGCGCGGATAACGCTTGATGAAAGCGGCAAAACTCGACTGTGCGCCCGCAAAGTCACCCGCGCGGAACTGGGCCAGTGCGGCGTCGTATTCCTGCTTTTCGTTGGGAGAGCCCTCGCTGGCGACCGTGCCGCCGGCATTGGAGACGGGCGCCTCGGCCGACGCGCCGGCCGAAGGCGTCTCCATCTTCTTCAGGCGGTCATCCAGAGTGCGTTGACTGTCGGCTTGCGCCTTCTTGAGATCGGCGATGTCGCGCGTCAACTGCTCTTCCTGGCCGCGCGAGCGCGCCAGGTCACCCCGCAACGACTCGATCTGCTGCTGCAGATCCAGCATGCCGCGGCGCATCTGGGCGTTCTCATCCACCAAGCGGTTCTGCGCGGCGACCGACTGATCGAACCGCTGACGCAAATCGAGAATGGCCTGGCGGGCCTGATCGTCACCGAACAGCTGCGCGTGCGCGCCCTGCCCCGCAACACAGCACACCGCCAGAATGGCCGCGCGAAGCGAATTCATGCGCATCATCGGCCGGTTCAGCGGTAGCGGATTTCAACGCGACGGTTCTTCGCGTAGGCTTCTTCCGAGCTGCCCTGGACGGCCGGCTTTTCCTCACCGAAGCTCACCGCCTCGATCTGCGCGTCGTTGGCGCCGACCAGCGTCATGGCGCGGCGAACCGCCTCGGCGCGTTTCTGGCCAAGCGCGAGGTTGTATTCACGGCTGCCACGCTCATCAGTGTTGCCTTCCAGCGAAATGCTTCGGCCCTTGTTGGCCTGCAGGAAGCGGGCGTGCTGATCCACCAGGCCTTGGTACTCGGGCTTGACGGTGAAGCTGTCGTAGTCGAAATAGATCACGCGCTCAACGCCCACGGGGCCCGCGGCATCGCCAGCAGAAGAGCCCGCCTGGACCTGCGTCACCGTGCTTTGGCCTGCGCCTTGGCTGCCCGCGCCGCCGGCTGCGCCGGTCGCCGTCGCGTCCGAGCCTTGCACGGGCGGATCCAGTTTGACGTTAGAGCCGCAACCGGCCATAACCAAGGCCAGTGCGGCCACCATCAAATATCGTTTCATCATTTCGATCACTCCTGAATCAAGAAAAAATAAGGCAACTCGTCGTCAGCCAGAATCGGCTGCCGTCGGAATCTGTCAGCGCTGGAAAGGCCCCCAGGAAGGCTCGCGGATGTCACCGCTCTTGCCCGCCAGGCGGGCCTTGATCTTGCCGTCCACGGTGGTGATCATGAGCGCCTCGCGCCCGCCTTGGCGAGTGGCGTAAACGATCAGGCGGCTGTTGGGCGCAAAGCTGGGGTTTTCATCTTCGGTGGTGTCCGTGACAGGCGTGACATTGCCGGACGACAGCTCCATCACGTGCAGCTTGAAGCCACCGGTGCGCGACACATAAGCCAGCCAGCGCCCGTCCGGGCTGATCGCCGGAGAGACGTTATAGCTGCCGTTGAAGGTCACGCGCTGCGCCGCGCCGCCACTGGCGGACATGCGATAGATCTGGGGGGCGCCGCCTCGGTCGCTCACGAAATAAATCATGCTGCCGTCGGGCGAGAAAGTGGGCTCGGTGTCGATGCTCTGCGACTGGGTCAGTCGGCGCGGCTCGCCGCCGCTGGCACTGATGAGGTAGAGCTGCGAACCGCCGTCGCGCGACAGCGTGACCGCCAAGCTGCGGCCGTCGGGCGACCAGGCTGGCGCGCTGTTGGATCCGCGGAAGTTCGCCAGCAGTCGCCTGCGGCCCGTGGACACGTCGTGCACGTAGATCACCGGCTTGCGCGACTCGAACGACACGTAGGCCAGCTGCGAGCCGTTGGGCGACCAGGTGGGCGAAATAATCGGCTCGGGGCTGCCGAGGGCCGCCTGGGCGTTTTCGCCGTCGGAATCGGCCACCCACAGCGTATAACGGCCACCAGCCTTGGTGACATAGGCCAGGCGGGTCGAGAAAATGCCTTTCTCGCCGGTCAGCTTTTCATAGATGTAGTCGGCGATCTTGTGGGCTGCCAGGCGCAGGTCGGCCTGCGGCACGACGTAGCCCTGCCCGCCCAAATCGTGATCCTTGACGACATCCCACAAGCGAAAGCGCACGTCCCAGCGGCCGTCCGCCAGCCGGGTGACGCTGCCGCCGGCCAGGGCGTCCGCATTGCGCTGGCGCCAGGTGGACATGTCGGGGCGGGTGGATTCGTCCATCGACTGGCCAGCGGCGTCGATCGAGCGGAATTGGCCGGTGCGCTCCAGGTCGGCCTTGATGATGGCGCTGATCTTCTGTGAAGAAGCGTCTTCGCCCCGGAAGGGCACCAGCGCGATCGGCAACTGCGTCAGGCCGACGCCTGAAACTTCAACACGGAATTGCGCCATGGCAGGCACAACTGGGGCAACGGCCAAAGCGGCGACAAGACCGCGGCGCTGCCAGTTGGGGGAAGGCGGGGAGTCGGGACGAGAGAATTTCATTTCAACTAGGCGTCAGCGAATGGCACCCGAAGGGTGGCGAGCCGTGGCACGGCGGCAATGTTAGCAAGCCTGCGTGAACGCACGTTTCAATCTGTGAATTTGTCCAGATGGCGAGGCATTAGTTCCGCTCATGTGTGAAATATCGTCACGACGGCGCTCCGTAGAATGGCCGGTTTGGCCCGCGCCCTGCCCCAACCGCCCATGAGCAACCGACAGCCCGACCCACCCGCCGCATCGCCCGCCGCGCAGCGGCCCATGGGCGCGCGGCTGGCGCGCCTGTGGATGTACTTCAAGGAATACCGCCTGGGCTGGGTGATCGCCGCAGTGGGCACGCTGATCAGCGCGCTGACCGAGGCGTCGGTGCCCGCCCTGCTCAAACCCCTGCTGGACGAGGGTTTCACGCAAGGCAGCCTGCCGATCTGGATCGTGCCGCTGGCCATTGTGGGCTTGTTTGCCCTGCGCGGCTTTGCCCACTTTGCCAGCCAATACGCGCTGGCGCGTATTGCCAACGAGGGTATGGTCAAGCTGCGCGCACAGCTGTTTGAGCGCCTGCTGGATGCCGACCTGTTGCTTTTCGCGCGCCAAAGCGCCAGCCAGCTGGCCAACACCATCGTGTACGAAGTGCAAACGGGCACCACGCTGCTGGTGCAGGCCATACTGAACCTGGCGCGCGACAGCTTCACCGTGGTGGCGCTGATGTTCTACCTGCTGTACTTGAACTGGTCGCTGACGCTGATCGTGCTGGTGCTGGTGCCCATCGTGGGTGTGATCATGAAGGTGATGTCGCGCCGCCTTTACCGCTACACGCGGCTGGCGCAGGCCACCACGGACGAGCTGGCCTACGTGGTCGAAGAAAACGTGCTGGCGCACCGCATGGTGCGGCTGCACGGCGCGCAAGCGCAGCAGGCCAGCCGCTTTGACGGGCTGAGCCGCCACCTGCGCAACCTGTCGATCAAGGCCACGGCCGCGTCGGCCGGCGCCATGCCGCTGGCGCAGATGGCCGCAGCCGTGGCGCTGTCGGTGGTGATCGGCATCGCGCTGTACCAGGGCCAAAGCGCCAGCGGGCGGGCGATCACCGTGGGCGGGTTCGTTGCCTTCATCGGCGCCATGCTGATGCTGATCCAGCCGCTGCGGCGGCTGACCGACGTGGTGGGCCCGGTCACGCGCGGGCTGGCGGCGCTCGAGCGCGGGCTGGACCTGATGGCCGAAGTGCTACCCGAGCCCGGCCCCGCCTCGCCGCCCGATGCCGCCGCCACCCAGCCGCCGCGCGCGCGGGGCGAAATCACGCTGGACCAGGTCAGCGTGCGCTACGGCTCCGATGGCGAACCCGCGCTGGACGCGCTCAGCCTGCACGTGCGGGCGGGCGAAACCGTGGCGCTGGTGGGCCCATCGGGCTCTGGCAAGACCACGCTGGTCAACCTGCTGCCGCGCTTTGTGGCGCCCACCAACGGGCGCGTGCTGCTGGACGGCACCGACATCCGCGAATGGCCGCTGCGCCGCCTGCGCGCGCAGTTCGCCATGGTCAGCCAGGACGTGACCATGCTCAACGACAGCGTGGCGGCCAACGTGGCGCTGGGTGCGCCCGCCATCGACCGCGACCGCGTGCAGCGCTGCCTGCAGGATGCCAACCTGTGGGGCCATGTTGGCGCGCTGCCGCAGGGCATTGACACCGTGCTGGGCCACAACGCCACGCAGCTGTCGGGCGGCCAGCGCCAGCGCCTGGCGATCGCGCGCGCGCTGTACAAGGATGCGCCGGTGCTGTTGCTGGACGAAGCCACTTCCGCGCTGGACACCGAAAGCGAACGCCTGGTGCAGCAGGCCATCGCACGGGCGATGGTGGGGCGCACCACGCTGGTCATTGCGCACCGCCTGTCCACCATCGAGCACGCCGACCGCATCGTGGTGATGGAGCACGGTCGCATCGTTGAGCAAGGCTCGCACGCCGAGCTGATTCGTGCCGGTGGCCTGTACGCGCGGCTGAACCACTCGCCGCTGCCCACCGCCAGCGCGGCAAGCAGCGGCACGGTTTCCAACAGCCCCGGCTCGGCCAACGGTGCACCACCCAGCCCGGGCGATGCCGACGTGCCGCAAAACGCTATATTTTAAATAGCTACCAGCGCAGTCTGCACCAGCGCTGGCGGCTCAAAACACTTAGATCCAGCTACAGCAGCACGATGTCGTACTGGCCAGGCCCCAGCGCGCCTTCGGCCTGCAACGAAATCGGCTTGCCGATGAAATCCGACAGCCCGGCCAAGTGCTGGCTTTCCTCGTCCAGCAGCATGTCGATCACCGCGGGCGGGGCCACCACGCGGAATTCCTTGGGGTTGAACTGCCGCGCCTCGCGCAGGATTTCGCGCAGGATGTCGTAGGCCACCGTGCGCGCCGTGCGCACGCGCCCGGCGCCCTGGCACTGCTCGCAGGTTTCGCTCAGCAGCTGCGCCAGCGATTCGCGCGTGCGCTTGCGTGTCATCTCGACCAGGCCCAGCGGCGAAAAACCGCCCACCTGCGTCTTCACGCGGTCGCGGGCCAGCTGCTTGCGAAACTCGCTCAGCACCGCCTGTTGGTGCTCGGCCTGCGCCATGTCGATGAAATCCACCACCACAATGCCGCCCAGGTTGCGCAGCCGCAGCTGGCGGGCAATGGCTTGCGCGGCTTCCAGGTTGGTCTTGAACACCGTGTCGTCAAAATTGCGCGTGCCCACGTAGCCGCCGGTGTTCACGTCCACCGTGGTCAGCGCTTCGGTCTGGTCCACGATCAGGTAGCCGCCCGATTTCAAATCCACCCGCCGGCCCAGCGCCTTGGTGATCTCTTCGTCCACGTTGTGCAGGTCGAACAGTGGGCGTTCGCCCTTGTAATGCTGCAGGTGCGCGGCGGCGGCGGGCATGAATTCGCGCCCGAATTTCGTCAGCGCGTGGAATTGCTCCAGCGAATCGATCAAGATGGTTTGCGTGCGCTCGGACGTCAAATCGCGCAGCACGCGCTGCAGCAGGCTCAGGTCTTCATGCAGCAGGCTGGTGGGCGGCATGCGCGCGCTGGCATCGCGGATGCGCGACCAGGCTTTGCGCAGGTAGGCGATGTCTTCGGCCAGCTCGGCGTCGGATGCGTCCTCTGCGTTCGTGCGCAGGATGAAGCCGCCGGTCTTGCCCTCGGGCACGCCCTCGGCCGCCAGCGCCTGCACGCGCGTGCGCAGGTTGTCGCGCAGGCTGGCCGGGATCTTTTGCGACACGCCAATGTGGTCGTCCTGCGGCAAAAACACCAGCATGCGCCCCGCCAGGCTGATCTGCGTGGACAGACGCGCGCCCTTGGTGCCGATGGGGTCCTTGATGACCTGCACCATCAGCGTCTGGCCCTCGAACACCTGCTTTTCGATCGGCTTGGGCGGCGTGGCGGCGCGGCTGGCGCTCAGGCTTTCGCCGTCCAGCGGGCGCTGCCACAGGTCGGCCACGTGCAAGAACGCCGCGCGCTCCAGCCCGATATCGATGAAGGCCGACTGCATGCCCGGCAGCACGCGCGCCACCTTGCCCAGGTACACGTTGCCCACCAGGCCGCGCTCCAGCGTGCGTTCCACGTGCACTTCCTGCACGGCGCCGTAC
This genomic interval from Ottowia oryzae contains the following:
- the rng gene encoding ribonuclease G, coding for MQQDILINWSPQETRVAVVEYGAVQEVHVERTLERGLVGNVYLGKVARVLPGMQSAFIDIGLERAAFLHVADLWQRPLDGESLSASRAATPPKPIEKQVFEGQTLMVQVIKDPIGTKGARLSTQISLAGRMLVFLPQDDHIGVSQKIPASLRDNLRTRVQALAAEGVPEGKTGGFILRTNAEDASDAELAEDIAYLRKAWSRIRDASARMPPTSLLHEDLSLLQRVLRDLTSERTQTILIDSLEQFHALTKFGREFMPAAAAHLQHYKGERPLFDLHNVDEEITKALGRRVDLKSGGYLIVDQTEALTTVDVNTGGYVGTRNFDDTVFKTNLEAAQAIARQLRLRNLGGIVVVDFIDMAQAEHQQAVLSEFRKQLARDRVKTQVGGFSPLGLVEMTRKRTRESLAQLLSETCEQCQGAGRVRTARTVAYDILREILREARQFNPKEFRVVAPPAVIDMLLDEESQHLAGLSDFIGKPISLQAEGALGPGQYDIVLL